The genome window TAGATGAAGCCATATGTTATATACTACGCCAGTTTTACCGCACGGGTATAGTCTGGATTAGTAACGAAAATTAACCAACGGCCTGCGCAATCTTACTACATATAAGATCGAAGATCGTCTCAATATCACCGATACCGTCGATGGCGGCAAATTTGTCTTGTTTGCTGTAATAGTCTGCTACAGGTGCAGTCTTCTCATTATATTCTTTAACACGTCGACGAATAAGTTCTTCGTTTTGATCGTCAGGACGGCCCGATGTTTGGCCGCGTACCAACAAACGTCGGGTTAGCTCTTCATCATCGACAACTAAAGCAATCATTGTGGTGATCTGCGTGTCGTGTTGGTGAAGTAGCTGGTCCAGGGCTTCTGCTTGTGGAACTGTACGGGGAAAGCCGTCAAAAATGAAACCGGCGGCAGTCTGATTCTCGTGTAGTTTGTGCTGGATCATGCCAATGACGACCTCGTCGGGCACTAGCAGACCCTGATCCATTAATTGTTTTGCCTTGATCCCTAACTCAGTGCCGGCAGCAATTTGGGAACGTAACAGATCGCCTGTGGATAAATGAACTAGGTTGTATCTACGAATTAATTTCTCGCTCTGAGTTCCTTTGCCCGCCCCTGGAGGGCCAAACAGTACAAGGTTAAGCATACGGCTTTCGTAAGGTGGTATCGTCTGGGTAAAAATTTGCGCCCGCAAAGTTACGATTCCACCCGTAAAATAATACAGGAACTCGTAACGGCATCTATGTTTTTATTTACTGGAAATCAAAGCAAAAGCGCCGACCACTGGCCGGCGCTTTTGCTTTGATTTATATTCAGTACCGTCAATTACCGGCTGTACTCTTCTTCGCAGGTGATTTAGGGGCTGTTTTTCCGGCTGGTTTTGTTGGTGCAGGTGTTTCTTTAGGACCTGCCAGCGCTTTCTTCACGCTCTCATCGTTTGGATCGATAGCCAACACTTTCTCGAAGTATTCTTTCGCCTTCGCGTCGTCCTTCTTCAAGATGCTAAATCCTGCCAGTGCCTTGTACGATGTAACCAAGTACTTTTTGTAATCGGTTTTGTCTGACGAATCTGGAGCCATAGCCTGCTCGATGAATTTTTCATAAAGTGGACCAGCTTGACTCGCAGCCTTTTCTTTGTCGTTAGGATAAGCGTAGTAGTTAGCCCCGGCACGATAGTAGTAAGCTAACGGATACTTCTTGCCATCTGCTTCAATCCGTTGTGCCATTTGAGCAAAAGCCGAGTCAGCACGCAAATAATATTGCTGTTTTACAACACGAATCTGCGCGGTATCCATTGGCGCAGCCGAGCTATCACGTCCAACCCGTGGCGCGTATTGATAGTTGGCTAGACCTAACCACAGGAAGTCATTGTTTTGTGGCTTCTTGTCGTTTGCAATTGTTTTCGCGTAATACTGAGACGCTCTGTCATACCGCTTCGTCTTGTAATACTTCTCGCCAATCTCACGGTACAAATTCTCCGTGGTATCTTGTGGAGCCGCCTTTTCTAAATTGGCAACGCTCAATGAGTCACCTTCCGGTGTTCCAAGCTGGCCGTATGCCCGACCCAAATATTTGTAATCGTCATAGATTACTTTCTGAGGAGCGGTCGAAATGAAGCGATTCAGTGACTCAACTGATTCCTGATTTTTACCAAGAGCCGAGTAAGCCCAGCCGTACATCCGATCGATGATTGGGTTGTTGATTTTCCCTTTCAACTGATCGAGGTACGCAATAGCACCCTGATAGTCCTGAGCCAGAAATTTGTAGCGCGCTACATCAAGTAATTGCTCTGGATCGGTTGTACCACTCTTCTGAACGTACAATTCGTAGTTCGTAGCCGCGGCCTTGTATGCCCGTGAGTTCGCGAGCGCATCAGCGTAAGCCCGGTAAGTCGGCGCAAATTCCGGATCGTTCTGAATGGCTAATTTGAAATACTCCTGCGCTTTGGTATAGTTCTTACCACGTAGGTAAAGACGACCGATCTTGTAGTTCGCTTCAGCCAGATTTGGCGAAATCGTCAATGCATTCTCATAT of Spirosoma agri contains these proteins:
- a CDS encoding adenylate kinase yields the protein MLNLVLFGPPGAGKGTQSEKLIRRYNLVHLSTGDLLRSQIAAGTELGIKAKQLMDQGLLVPDEVVIGMIQHKLHENQTAAGFIFDGFPRTVPQAEALDQLLHQHDTQITTMIALVVDDEELTRRLLVRGQTSGRPDDQNEELIRRRVKEYNEKTAPVADYYSKQDKFAAIDGIGDIETIFDLICSKIAQAVG
- a CDS encoding tetratricopeptide repeat protein, coding for MMNNQRKSLLTILFVGTAMTAPLMAQDVQTALKDVEAERFAKAGQTLTQLATSSPSADNQFYLGYYYLRSGQVDKAKAAFEKGVAADGKNQLNNVGLAGVALAKKDRAGAKTLIDNAVNSTKSKDQNVLLRAGEMYTLEETNDPAEAIRLLTIADEKDKKNENAEIEMLLGDAYFLKNDGGNAISKYENALTISPNLAEANYKIGRLYLRGKNYTKAQEYFKLAIQNDPEFAPTYRAYADALANSRAYKAAATNYELYVQKSGTTDPEQLLDVARYKFLAQDYQGAIAYLDQLKGKINNPIIDRMYGWAYSALGKNQESVESLNRFISTAPQKVIYDDYKYLGRAYGQLGTPEGDSLSVANLEKAAPQDTTENLYREIGEKYYKTKRYDRASQYYAKTIANDKKPQNNDFLWLGLANYQYAPRVGRDSSAAPMDTAQIRVVKQQYYLRADSAFAQMAQRIEADGKKYPLAYYYRAGANYYAYPNDKEKAASQAGPLYEKFIEQAMAPDSSDKTDYKKYLVTSYKALAGFSILKKDDAKAKEYFEKVLAIDPNDESVKKALAGPKETPAPTKPAGKTAPKSPAKKSTAGN